One stretch of Clavelina lepadiformis chromosome 6, kaClaLepa1.1, whole genome shotgun sequence DNA includes these proteins:
- the LOC143462750 gene encoding putative L-asparaginase periplasmic, with protein MDDENGFCVIQTGGTIDKAYPKRISGYAFEICGSAAKKILKRINPNFNCDFLTCCRVDSQDMTQEHREKLLSMCQSSPKKKILITHGTDTLIETAAYIQKSNLEKIVVLTGAIIPETFKDSDADFNVGFALGAISSIQSKGVFIAMDGKLLAAANVSRNSTTGCYETRQ; from the exons GATGAAAATGGGTTTTGCGTGATTCAAACTGGAG GTACAATTGATAAGGCATACCCAAAACGCATCAGTGGCTATGCATTTGAAATTTGTGGCTCAGctgcaaagaaaatattgaaacgTATCAATCCGAATTTCAACTGCGATTTTCTCACGTGTTGTCGTGTTGACTCGCAAGATATGACACAAGAACATAG GGAAAAGCTGTTAAGTATGTGTCAATCAAGTCCAAAGAAAAAGATTCTTATCACTCATGGCACAGACACTTTGATTGAAACAGCTGCATATATTCAGAAAAGCAACCTAGAAAAG atTGTTGTGCTGACTGGTGCAATCATACCAGAGACTTTTAAAGATTCCGACGCAGATTTCAATGTTGGATTTGCACTGGGTGCAATATCAAGCATTCAAAGTAAAGGGGTTTTTATTGCAATGGATGGCAAACTCTTGGCAGCAGCAAACGTTTCAAGAAATTCAACCACCGGTTGTTATGAAACTAGACAATGA